CGGGACCGTTAACCCTTGCGCCCGGGCGAGCTCGACCGCTTCCGCTACCGCCGGCGCTACGTGCGTGGGCGTCACGACGTTGACGTTCTCGCAGCCCTGGCGCTCGAGCGCGAGCATCATTTCGGCTACCTTGGCCGGCGTTACCTCCCGGCCCGCGCGGAGGTGGCTGATGTCGTAGTTCTGGCAGAAGATGCAGCCCAGGTTGCAGCCGGCGAAGAAGATCGTGCCGGAGCCGCCGCGTCCCACGAGCTCGCGTTCCTCGCCGAAGTGGGGGCCGGTGGAGGCGACTAGCGGCAAGACGCCGACATTACACGTGCCGGATTCCCCTTCGGCCCGCAACGCGCCGCACTCCCGTGGGCAAAGGCGGCACGGCGACGCGAGCGCGTAGAGCGCGTTGACCGGTTCGCTTCGGTGCGGCATATCGCTACGAATTTAGCATAAGAGAGCGGGAGCGGCGAGGCTTTTAGGGAAACGAAGCCGATTGTGAAAGGTCGCGAGGTGTGTTATTTTACGACGAACGTCGCTTATGGGACGGCGGCAGCGAGGAGGTTCGGCGATGCGGTTGATGGGTGTGTTTATAGTAATATGTGTCGCCGCGGCGGCGTACGCCACGGGCGGCGGCGCCTGGGTCGGCGATACCTGGGGCGGCAGGATGGTCAAGCTCTCGCCGTCGGGTTCGATCGTGCGTACGGTCGGACCTTTCATATACCCGTACGGCGTTGCGATAGACCCGGGCGACGGCAGCGTCTGGTTCACCGTGAACGCCGGTACGGTCGTGAAGATGACGGCCGAAGGCGAAGAACTCTTCCGCCGCGGCTACAGCACCGAGCAAATATCGGTGAACCCGGCCGACGGCGGTTGCTGGGTCCGCGTTTATAATCCCCCCGGCGTCGCCCGGCTGGATAAAGTGGGGAAGGAGACGGCCAACGTGCCGCTGGGCCGCGCGAGCTGGGTGTCGTCGGCCGCGAGCGACGGGTCGGCCTGGGCGACGGACGGGACCGCGGGCGTACTGCTTCGGGTCACCGCCGCCGGTTCCGTCGTTGCGTCCTTCGGCGGCTTCAGCTCGCCGGGCGGGTGCGCCGCCCACGCCAAGGACAACTCCGTTTCCGTCGTCGAAAGCGGCAACGTCGTGCGCGTGAATACCGCGGGAAGCGTCGTCTTCCGGACGCCGCTCGCCGGCGGCTCTTGCGTCGCCGTGAACAACGAAGACGACGCGACGTGGGTCGGCGCCGGCTCGGCGCTTCACAAACTCGACGCCGCGGGCTCGATCGTGAACACGGTCGGCGCGGGCGGCATGGTAAACGTCGTCACCGTCAACAGCGGCGACGGCTCGGCGTGGGTCGCCATTTACGACCTGAACGCGGTCGCGAAGTACACGGCGACGGGCTCGATGGTCTTTCGCCTTCCCGGTTTTAACAAGGTTAAGGGGATGGCCGCCGAGCAGGAGCCCGCTTACCCGGCCGTGGCGCCCGCGAGTATGGGAAAGATTAAAGCGTTGTTCCGCTAAGGGGGCGCGGTCCGGATGTGCGTTTGCGTTACCTGTTAATATCTGCGTTATTAAGTTTCGCGGCCTGCGTTTCCGCTCGAGCCGAGGTAATAATCTGGGCGGAAGGCTGCATCGCCAAGGTTGAGCCGGACGCGCCGCGCCCCGCCGAGACGTACGTCTGGGACGGCGACCGTATCTCCTTAAAGGCCGCCCGCGGCGAGTGGGCGCCGTTCCAGGTCGTAATTAACTCCGACCAACCTCGCGTCGTTTCTTTCGAGATATACGACCTCGGCGGCCCGAGGGGCAACGTCGCCGCGGCCAACATATCCGTCTACCGCGAAGTATACCTTCCCGTCAATTGGCCCTCGGTCGACCCGGCTACGAACTTCACCGTGGGCTTGGGGCGAGGCCGTTGGCCCGACCCGCTGGTGCCGGTCATCGGCCACGCCGACGTCGTCGCCGGCGAGAATACCGTTTTCTGGTTCGACCTCTTCGTCCCGCCGGATACGCTACCGGGGAAGTACGACGGCAAGATTACGTTCAGGTGGTCCGGCGGCGACTACTCCCTTCCGCTCGAGCT
This is a stretch of genomic DNA from bacterium. It encodes these proteins:
- a CDS encoding radical SAM protein; the encoded protein is MPHRSEPVNALYALASPCRLCPRECGALRAEGESGTCNVGVLPLVASTGPHFGEERELVGRGGSGTIFFAGCNLGCIFCQNYDISHLRAGREVTPAKVAEMMLALERQGCENVNVVTPTHVAPAVAEAVELARAQGLTVPIVYNSGGYDGVEALKLLEGYVDIYMPDAKYGPAAPAAELSAAPNYFERMTEALREMHRQVGDLEVNGRGVATRGLLIRHLVLPDGLADSEPV